One window of the Montipora foliosa isolate CH-2021 chromosome 4, ASM3666993v2, whole genome shotgun sequence genome contains the following:
- the LOC138000958 gene encoding uncharacterized protein, which translates to MTSPFLSTKEACEFILNPGEKVCTEIPRGCRKDATFVLDTSCFNHPDDFKADDNGSFRHHGSKSEFIKLDDDGEVSRIDDPKDPKPGEYKLTRTYWVHSSTKAFKRRTITLQDHVGELWPVIILQYSNTGAEEDVKVEPHKNAKKSIQPFYATATSTKQRISDKAKTPLGPSSIYDELYEEGGGIIDSASFAELPRGIRQVKYQRSKLRDQHAKDTLAELIDKCKDSKGKFLHSLQVSPEVRVVLTTKAQLADVVKFCCNPEEYSIFGIDVTYDIGPFFVTTTTYKHLKLHDKDSGTYPNFPGPMMIHTDEGAPAFHYFVSTLKGLNREIENILFVGCDRQKSIVNGLSRELPIAQFLACTKHVQDNIKRKMSSLFIPEEVQTEYLLDIFGDRSNKGLIDSDSASDFDARLMSLRSSWDEREVNHCRKETPQFYSYFLANISMDMKEKMLLPVRRLAGLEDNFFYNNCPESMNGCMKKEIDHQKKSSSPGKSSKCSYAEFSDISEKFVGKYRRNVHRAIVGDSPYKLAPSYRHLEVSKEEWEKLSKIERVARIAALDDCGAKEYENEPSSPTPSTSKFLPHFDCSGLPKTMEESWAKADQILQKNGVTKVQAAAGMSVVISLSRPTQPHIVNTTNGSVRCDCEGYKSRNICPHVIAVAHNDGVLQELVVKWEPNLSKLVQSSIPKAAGRKPGPRRNRLSRAPEQRDVGQLEDPLEDVTAFDKPEPYYLRWLEGSKVTTCYGCGNKFRNSMSDPSPPEPYDVVLCRKQVRAYTPRGTVGLRFTLKPENVFFHLKRSCVQIKNSEGVSAASLVLSDTDKENLKISHKMMIRKEFGVIVV; encoded by the coding sequence ATGACATCACCATTTTTATCAACAAAAGAGGCATGTGAATTTATTCTTAATCCTGGTGAAAAAGTCTGTACTGAAATACCACGGGGTTGTAGAAAGGATGCCACATTTGTCCTAGACACCTCCTGTTTTAATCATCCTGATGATTTTAAAGCTGATGATAATGGCTCCTTCCGTCATCATGGCAGCAAGAGTGAATTCATTAAGTTGGACGATGACGGTGAAGTGTCTCGCATAGATGACCCCAAAGATCCGAAACCAGGTGAATATAAGTTGACCCGAACATACTGGGTACACAGCTCTACCAAGGCCTTCAAAAGAAGGACTATCACATTGCAAGATCATGTTGGTGAACTGTGGCCAGTTATTATCCTACAGTACTCTAACACCGGTGCAGAGGAAGATGTAAAGGTTGAGCCACATAAAAACGCCAAGAAAAGTATTCAGCCATTCTATGCGACTGCTACCAGCACCAAACAACGCATTTCTGACAAAGCCAAAACCCCACTGGGCCCTTCATCCATCTATGACGAATTATATGAGGAAGGAGGTGGAATTATAGACAGTGCATCCTTTGCCGAATTACCAAGAGGGATCAGGCAAGTGAAATACCAAAGATCGAAACTGAGAGACCAGCATGCGAAGGATACTTTGGCAGAATTAATAGACAAGTGTAAGGACTCAAAAGGGAAATTTCTACACTCCTTACAAGTAAGCCCGGAAGTAAGAGTCGTGCTGACTACAAAGGCACAGTTAGCAGATGTGGTGAAGTTCTGCTGTAATCCAGAAGAATATTCCATCTTTGGTATTGATGTGACGTATGACATCGGCCCCTTCTTTGTCACTACAACAACGTACAAACATTTGAAGCTTCACGATAAGGATTCTGGGACATATCCAAACTTTCCTGGCCCCATGATGATTCACACTGATGAAGGCGCCCCAGCATTTCACTACTTTGTAAGCACTCTGAAGGGACTGAACAGAGAGATTGAGAACATACTATTTGTCGGATGTGATAGACAGAAATCAATTGTAAATGGCCTGTCCAGAGAATTACCCATTGCACAATTCTTGGCTTGCACAAAGCATGTCCAAGATAACATTAAGCGCAAGATGAGCTCTTTATTCATCCCTGAGGAAGTCCAAACAGAATATTTGCTTGACATATTTGGTGACAGGAGCAACAAAGGATTGATCGACAGTGACAGTGCATCTGACTTTGATGCAAGACTGATGTCATTGAGAAGCTCCTGGGATGAAAGAGAAGTAAATCACTGTAGGAAAGAAACCCCCCAGTTTTACAGTTACTTCCTTGCAAACATTTCTATggacatgaaagaaaaaatgctGCTCCCAGTGAGGAGATTGGCTGGCCTTGAAGACAATTTTTTCTACAACAACTGTCCAGAAAGCATGAATGGATGCATGAAGAAGGAAATTGATCATCAGAAGAAATCATCAAGTCCTGGCAAATCCTCAAAGTGTTCCTACGCAGAGTTTTCTGACATTTCAGAAAAGTTCGTGGGAAAGTACCGCCGAAATGTTCACAGGGCCATTGTTGGAGACTCACCGTATAAGCTGGCACCTTCTTACCGTCATCTGGAGGTCTCTAAGGAAGAATGGGAGAAACTTTCCAAAATAGAGAGAGTGGCTCGAATTGCAGCACTAGATGATTGTGGTGCAAAGGAATATGAAAATGAGCCCTCCTCTCCCACCCCATCAACTTCTAAGTTCTTGCCCCACTTTGACTGCAGTGGGCTACCAAAAACCATGGAGGAGTCCTGGGCAAAAGCAGATCAAATTCTACAGAAGAATGGCGTTACAAAGGTGCAAGCAGCAGCGGGAATGTCTGTTGTTATTTCCTTAAGCAGACCCACTCAGCCACACATTGTGAACACCACAAATGGCAGTGTTAGATGTGACTGCGAAGGTTACAAAAGTCGAAACATTTGCCCTCATGTGATTGCTGTTGCGCACAATGATGGTGTACTTCAAGAACTTGTTGTCAAGTGGGAACCAAATCTCTCAAAGCTAGTCCAGTCTTCCATCCCGAAAGCTGCTGGCAGGAAACCAGGTCCAAGGAGGAATCGTTTATCCCGTGCCCCTGAGCAGCGTGATGTGGGCCAACTAGAAGACCCCCTTGAAGATGTTACTGCTTTTGACAAACCAGAGCCTTACTATCTTCGGTGGCTTGAAGGCTCAAAGGTGACCACTTGTTACGGCTGTGGAAATAAGTTTCGCAATTCCATGAGTGACCCCTCCCCCCCTGAGCCTTATGATGTAGTCCTCTGTAGAAAGCAAGTCAGGGCATACACTCCAAGAGGAACAGTGGGCTTGCGTTTCACACTGAAGCCAGAGAACGTATTTTTCCACTTAAAGCGTTCTTGTGTGCAGATTAAGAACTCGGAGGGAGTAAGTGCTGCTTCTCTAGTGCTCTCAGATACTGACAaagaaaatctaaaaataagtcaCAAAATGATGATACGTAAGGAGTTTGGAGTTATTGTGGTGTAG